In one Vanessa tameamea isolate UH-Manoa-2023 chromosome 10, ilVanTame1 primary haplotype, whole genome shotgun sequence genomic region, the following are encoded:
- the LOC113401984 gene encoding disks large 1 tumor suppressor protein isoform X4, with protein MPVRKQEAHRALELLEDYHSKLIKPQDRQLRLAIERVIRIFKSRLFQALLDIQEFYELTLLDDTKSIQQKTVETIRIANKWESDGVRGEALSGDNDYRSVSNAFLQDNNRKSDNRNVDTPDSARVGAIPSIISPRGDVEEKKVHVSSPEMKQINGIEGGSERTVGDDGFLYLTVVLSRAGGAGLGFSIAGGSDNPHVADDPLIYVTKLIPGGAAAASQLQINDAILQVNDTSVENVSHAEAVDALKKAGSTVRLKIRRRQTGENTLNVSQISNKEEAVEIELVKGGSGLGFSIAGGLGNQHIPGDNGIYVTKIMAGGAAHRDGRLRVGDKLLMVKNTSKGDVNLDNVTHEDAVSALKASGERVLLVLVPGPRHGQPSPRTSRANTPSSTANSLRREDAQDGPDGPDGPDAPDAEEPRVVELEKGPQGLGFNIVGGEDGHGIYVSFLLAGGPAERSARLRRGDRLLAVNDVDITHATHEQAAKALKSTGQNVKLTVVYRPQEYNKFEARINELKQHHTLLRTSQKRSLYVRALFDYDPIRDDGLPSRGLPFRYGDILHVTNASDDEWWQARRLDSTDPEAIGIIPSKRRWERKQRARDRQVKFQGQGTPVSTSQSTLERKKKTLSFSRKFPFMKSREDGKSEDGSDQEPFMLCYTQEDTNADGEILYRVELPMMEEITLIYLEDESQDEAVLSYETVQQLTISYTRPVIILGPLKDRINDDLISEFPDKFGSCVPHTTRPRRDYEVDGRDYHFVGSREQMERDIQNHLFIEAGQYNENLYGTSVASVREVAEKGKHCILDVSGNAIKRLQVAQLYPIAIFIKPKSVESIMEMTKRMTEDQAKKTYERALKMEQEFAEYFTAVVTGDTPEEIYAKVKAVITAESGPAVWVPRRDPL; from the exons ATATTCAAGAATTTTACGAATTAACCCTTCTCGATGATACGAAATCTATTCAACAGAAGACTGTTGAAACAATTCGTATAGCAAACAAGTGGGAATCTGATGGTGTCCGGGGtgaa gcACTATCAGGGGATAATGATTACAGATCAGTTTCGAATGCTTTTCTACAGGATAACAATAGAAAATCGGACAATCGCAATGTCGACACACCAGATTCAGCAAGG gtcGGAGCGATTCCCTCCATAATATCACCAAGAGGAGACGTAGAAGAAAAAAAG GTTCACGTCTCATCACCTGAAATGAAgcag ATAAATGGAATAGAAGGTGGTTCGGAGCGCACTGTCGGCGATGACGGCTTTTTGTACTTAACTGTGGTTTTATCTCGCGCGGGCGGCGCTGGGCTCGGGTTCAGTATCGCCGGCGGCTCGGACAATCCTCACGTCGCTGACGACCCCCTCATCTACGTCACAAAACTTATACCCGGTGGGGCGGCGGCGGCCAGTCAGTTGCAAATAAATGATGCAATACTACAG GTTAACGACACATCCGTCGAGAATGTATCACATGCTGAGGCAGTCGACGCGTTAAAAAAGGCAGGAAGCACAGTAAGACTG AAAATAAGACGTCGGCAAACGGGAGAAAACACATTAAATGTTTCTCAAATATCAAACAAGGAGGAGGCTGTAGAGATAGAGTTGGTTAAAGGCGGCTCCGGGTTAGGCTTCAGCATAGCAGGCGGCCTGGGCAATCAGCACATACCGGGTGACAACGGCATATACGTCACCAAGATCATGGCCGGCGGGGCCGCGCATCGGGACGGACGTTTAAGGGTCGGCGACAAGCTGCTAATGGTGAAAAATACATCA AAAGGTGACGTGAACTTGGACAATGTGACGCACGAGGACGCGGTGAGCGCTCTGAAGGCGTCGGGCGAGCGCGTGCTGCTCGTGCTCGTGCCCGGCCCGCGCCACGGGCAGCCCTCGCCGCGCACCTCCAGGGCCAACACCC CTTCGAGCACGGCCAACTCGTTGCGGCGCGAGGACGCGCAGGACGGACCGGACGGACCGGACGGGCCGGACGCGCCAGACGCAGAGGAGCCCCGCGTCGTGGAGCTGGAGAAGGGCCCGCAAGGGCTCGGCTTCAACATCGTGGGCGGGGAGGACGGGCACGGCATCTACGTGTCGTTCCTGCTGGCGGGCGGGCCGGCCGAGCGCTCGGCGCGGCTGCGGCGCGGCGACCGCCTGCTGGCCGTCAACGACGTGGACATCACGCACGCCACGCACGAGCAGGCGGCCAAGGCGCTCAAG agtaCAGGGCAGAATGTAAAATTGACTGTAGTGTACAGGCCACAGGAATATAACAAATTTGAAGCTCGAATCAATGAATTGAAACAACATCACACACTGCTAAGGACATCTCAAAAACGATCACTATATGTAAG AGCACTTTTCGACTATGATCCCATTAGAGATGATGGGTTGCCTTCCAGAGGCCTTCCCTTCCGCTACGGTGATATACTACATGTCACTAATGCCTCTGACGATGAGTGGTGGCAAGCGAG GCGACTAGACAGCACGGACCCGGAGGCGATCGGCATCATCCCGTCCAAGCGGCGCTGGGAGCGCAAGCAGCGCGCGCGGGACCGCCAGGTCAAGTTCCAGGGGCAGGGCACGCCCGTCAGCACG agtCAGTCAACGTTAGAGaggaaaaagaaaacattatcatTTAGCAGGAAATTCCCATTCATGAAGAGCCGAGAGGATGGCAAATCTGAAGATGGCTCGGACCAAGAGC CTTTCATGCTTTGTTACACACAAGAGGACACTAACGCAGACG GGGAAATCTTGTACCGAGTGGAACTTCCCATGATGGAGGAGATAACGCTCATATATCTCGAGGACGAGA gTCAGGACGAAGCCGTTTTGTCATACGAAACAGTTCAACAGTTAACTATTAGTTACACGAGACCAGTTATAATATTGGGTCCGCTCAAAGACAGGATCAATGATGATCTTATATCAGAATTCCCTGACAAGTTTGGAAGCTGCGTACCTC ATACGACCCGGCCGCGGCGAGACTACGAAGTAGACGGCCGCGACTACCACTTCGTGGGCAGCCGCGAACAGATGGAGCGCGACATACAGAACCACCTGTTCATAGAAGCGGGCCAGTACAACGAAAACCTGTACGGCACATCCGTGGCCTCCGTACGGGAAGTGGCCGAGAAA GGCAAACATTGCATTTTGGATGTAAGCGGAAACGCTATTAAGAGGTTACAAGTTGCGCAACTCTATCCCATTGCCATATTTATTAAACCAAAGAGTGTAGAGTCTATTAT GGAAATGACGAAGCGAATGACCGAAGATCAAGCGAAGAAAACGTACGAACGCGCTCTAAAGATGGAGCAAGAATTCGCCGAATATTTTACTG CTGTGGTGACGGGCGACACGCCGGAGGAGATATACGCGAAGGTGAAGGCGGTGATCACAGCGGAGAGCGGGCCCGCCGTGTGGGTGCCGCGCCGCGACCCGCTGTGA
- the LOC113401984 gene encoding disks large 1 tumor suppressor protein isoform X2 — MPVRKQEAHRALELLEDYHSKLIKPQDRQLRLAIERVIRIFKSRLFQALLDIQEFYELTLLDDTKSIQQKTVETIRIANKWESDGVRGEALSGDNDYRSVSNAFLQDNNRKSDNRNVDTPDSARVGAIPSIISPRGDVEEKKVHVSSPEMKQINGIEGGSERTVGDDGFLYLTVVLSRAGGAGLGFSIAGGSDNPHVADDPLIYVTKLIPGGAAAASQLQINDAILQVNDTSVENVSHAEAVDALKKAGSTVRLKIRRRQTGENTLNVSQISNKEEAVEIELVKGGSGLGFSIAGGLGNQHIPGDNGIYVTKIMAGGAAHRDGRLRVGDKLLMVKNTSKGDVNLDNVTHEDAVSALKASGERVLLVLVPGPRHGQPSPRTSRANTPILAASSTANSLRREDAQDGPDGPDGPDAPDAEEPRVVELEKGPQGLGFNIVGGEDGHGIYVSFLLAGGPAERSARLRRGDRLLAVNDVDITHATHEQAAKALKSTGQNVKLTVVYRPQEYNKFEARINELKQHHTLLRTSQKRSLYVRALFDYDPIRDDGLPSRGLPFRYGDILHVTNASDDEWWQARRLDSTDPEAIGIIPSKRRWERKQRARDRQVKFQGQGTPVSTSQSTLERKKKTLSFSRKFPFMKSREDGKSEDGSDQEPFMLCYTQEDTNADGEILYRVELPMMEEITLIYLEDESQDEAVLSYETVQQLTISYTRPVIILGPLKDRINDDLISEFPDKFGSCVPHTTRPRRDYEVDGRDYHFVGSREQMERDIQNHLFIEAGQYNENLYGTSVASVREVAEKGKHCILDVSGNAIKRLQVAQLYPIAIFIKPKSVESIMEMTKRMTEDQAKKTYERALKMEQEFAEYFTAVVTGDTPEEIYAKVKAVITAESGPAVWVPRRDPL, encoded by the exons ATATTCAAGAATTTTACGAATTAACCCTTCTCGATGATACGAAATCTATTCAACAGAAGACTGTTGAAACAATTCGTATAGCAAACAAGTGGGAATCTGATGGTGTCCGGGGtgaa gcACTATCAGGGGATAATGATTACAGATCAGTTTCGAATGCTTTTCTACAGGATAACAATAGAAAATCGGACAATCGCAATGTCGACACACCAGATTCAGCAAGG gtcGGAGCGATTCCCTCCATAATATCACCAAGAGGAGACGTAGAAGAAAAAAAG GTTCACGTCTCATCACCTGAAATGAAgcag ATAAATGGAATAGAAGGTGGTTCGGAGCGCACTGTCGGCGATGACGGCTTTTTGTACTTAACTGTGGTTTTATCTCGCGCGGGCGGCGCTGGGCTCGGGTTCAGTATCGCCGGCGGCTCGGACAATCCTCACGTCGCTGACGACCCCCTCATCTACGTCACAAAACTTATACCCGGTGGGGCGGCGGCGGCCAGTCAGTTGCAAATAAATGATGCAATACTACAG GTTAACGACACATCCGTCGAGAATGTATCACATGCTGAGGCAGTCGACGCGTTAAAAAAGGCAGGAAGCACAGTAAGACTG AAAATAAGACGTCGGCAAACGGGAGAAAACACATTAAATGTTTCTCAAATATCAAACAAGGAGGAGGCTGTAGAGATAGAGTTGGTTAAAGGCGGCTCCGGGTTAGGCTTCAGCATAGCAGGCGGCCTGGGCAATCAGCACATACCGGGTGACAACGGCATATACGTCACCAAGATCATGGCCGGCGGGGCCGCGCATCGGGACGGACGTTTAAGGGTCGGCGACAAGCTGCTAATGGTGAAAAATACATCA AAAGGTGACGTGAACTTGGACAATGTGACGCACGAGGACGCGGTGAGCGCTCTGAAGGCGTCGGGCGAGCGCGTGCTGCTCGTGCTCGTGCCCGGCCCGCGCCACGGGCAGCCCTCGCCGCGCACCTCCAGGGCCAACACCC CCATCCTCGCAGCTTCGAGCACGGCCAACTCGTTGCGGCGCGAGGACGCGCAGGACGGACCGGACGGACCGGACGGGCCGGACGCGCCAGACGCAGAGGAGCCCCGCGTCGTGGAGCTGGAGAAGGGCCCGCAAGGGCTCGGCTTCAACATCGTGGGCGGGGAGGACGGGCACGGCATCTACGTGTCGTTCCTGCTGGCGGGCGGGCCGGCCGAGCGCTCGGCGCGGCTGCGGCGCGGCGACCGCCTGCTGGCCGTCAACGACGTGGACATCACGCACGCCACGCACGAGCAGGCGGCCAAGGCGCTCAAG agtaCAGGGCAGAATGTAAAATTGACTGTAGTGTACAGGCCACAGGAATATAACAAATTTGAAGCTCGAATCAATGAATTGAAACAACATCACACACTGCTAAGGACATCTCAAAAACGATCACTATATGTAAG AGCACTTTTCGACTATGATCCCATTAGAGATGATGGGTTGCCTTCCAGAGGCCTTCCCTTCCGCTACGGTGATATACTACATGTCACTAATGCCTCTGACGATGAGTGGTGGCAAGCGAG GCGACTAGACAGCACGGACCCGGAGGCGATCGGCATCATCCCGTCCAAGCGGCGCTGGGAGCGCAAGCAGCGCGCGCGGGACCGCCAGGTCAAGTTCCAGGGGCAGGGCACGCCCGTCAGCACG agtCAGTCAACGTTAGAGaggaaaaagaaaacattatcatTTAGCAGGAAATTCCCATTCATGAAGAGCCGAGAGGATGGCAAATCTGAAGATGGCTCGGACCAAGAGC CTTTCATGCTTTGTTACACACAAGAGGACACTAACGCAGACG GGGAAATCTTGTACCGAGTGGAACTTCCCATGATGGAGGAGATAACGCTCATATATCTCGAGGACGAGA gTCAGGACGAAGCCGTTTTGTCATACGAAACAGTTCAACAGTTAACTATTAGTTACACGAGACCAGTTATAATATTGGGTCCGCTCAAAGACAGGATCAATGATGATCTTATATCAGAATTCCCTGACAAGTTTGGAAGCTGCGTACCTC ATACGACCCGGCCGCGGCGAGACTACGAAGTAGACGGCCGCGACTACCACTTCGTGGGCAGCCGCGAACAGATGGAGCGCGACATACAGAACCACCTGTTCATAGAAGCGGGCCAGTACAACGAAAACCTGTACGGCACATCCGTGGCCTCCGTACGGGAAGTGGCCGAGAAA GGCAAACATTGCATTTTGGATGTAAGCGGAAACGCTATTAAGAGGTTACAAGTTGCGCAACTCTATCCCATTGCCATATTTATTAAACCAAAGAGTGTAGAGTCTATTAT GGAAATGACGAAGCGAATGACCGAAGATCAAGCGAAGAAAACGTACGAACGCGCTCTAAAGATGGAGCAAGAATTCGCCGAATATTTTACTG CTGTGGTGACGGGCGACACGCCGGAGGAGATATACGCGAAGGTGAAGGCGGTGATCACAGCGGAGAGCGGGCCCGCCGTGTGGGTGCCGCGCCGCGACCCGCTGTGA
- the LOC113401984 gene encoding disks large 1 tumor suppressor protein isoform X11 produces MKQLQINGIEGGSERTVGDDGFLYLTVVLSRAGGAGLGFSIAGGSDNPHVADDPLIYVTKLIPGGAAAASQLQINDAILQVNDTSVENVSHAEAVDALKKAGSTVRLKIRRRQTGENTLNVSQISNKEEAVEIELVKGGSGLGFSIAGGLGNQHIPGDNGIYVTKIMAGGAAHRDGRLRVGDKLLMVKNTSKGDVNLDNVTHEDAVSALKASGERVLLVLVPGPRHGQPSPRTSRANTPILAASSTANSLRREDAQDGPDGPDGPDAPDAEEPRVVELEKGPQGLGFNIVGGEDGHGIYVSFLLAGGPAERSARLRRGDRLLAVNDVDITHATHEQAAKALKSTGQNVKLTVVYRPQEYNKFEARINELKQHHTLLRTSQKRSLYVRALFDYDPIRDDGLPSRGLPFRYGDILHVTNASDDEWWQARRLDSTDPEAIGIIPSKRRWERKQRARDRQVKFQGQGTPVSTSQSTLERKKKTLSFSRKFPFMKSREDGKSEDGSDQEPFMLCYTQEDTNADGEILYRVELPMMEEITLIYLEDESQDEAVLSYETVQQLTISYTRPVIILGPLKDRINDDLISEFPDKFGSCVPHTTRPRRDYEVDGRDYHFVGSREQMERDIQNHLFIEAGQYNENLYGTSVASVREVAEKGKHCILDVSGNAIKRLQVAQLYPIAIFIKPKSVESIMEMTKRMTEDQAKKTYERALKMEQEFAEYFTAVVTGDTPEEIYAKVKAVITAESGPAVWVPRRDPL; encoded by the exons ATGAAgcag TTGCAGATAAATGGAATAGAAGGTGGTTCGGAGCGCACTGTCGGCGATGACGGCTTTTTGTACTTAACTGTGGTTTTATCTCGCGCGGGCGGCGCTGGGCTCGGGTTCAGTATCGCCGGCGGCTCGGACAATCCTCACGTCGCTGACGACCCCCTCATCTACGTCACAAAACTTATACCCGGTGGGGCGGCGGCGGCCAGTCAGTTGCAAATAAATGATGCAATACTACAG GTTAACGACACATCCGTCGAGAATGTATCACATGCTGAGGCAGTCGACGCGTTAAAAAAGGCAGGAAGCACAGTAAGACTG AAAATAAGACGTCGGCAAACGGGAGAAAACACATTAAATGTTTCTCAAATATCAAACAAGGAGGAGGCTGTAGAGATAGAGTTGGTTAAAGGCGGCTCCGGGTTAGGCTTCAGCATAGCAGGCGGCCTGGGCAATCAGCACATACCGGGTGACAACGGCATATACGTCACCAAGATCATGGCCGGCGGGGCCGCGCATCGGGACGGACGTTTAAGGGTCGGCGACAAGCTGCTAATGGTGAAAAATACATCA AAAGGTGACGTGAACTTGGACAATGTGACGCACGAGGACGCGGTGAGCGCTCTGAAGGCGTCGGGCGAGCGCGTGCTGCTCGTGCTCGTGCCCGGCCCGCGCCACGGGCAGCCCTCGCCGCGCACCTCCAGGGCCAACACCC CCATCCTCGCAGCTTCGAGCACGGCCAACTCGTTGCGGCGCGAGGACGCGCAGGACGGACCGGACGGACCGGACGGGCCGGACGCGCCAGACGCAGAGGAGCCCCGCGTCGTGGAGCTGGAGAAGGGCCCGCAAGGGCTCGGCTTCAACATCGTGGGCGGGGAGGACGGGCACGGCATCTACGTGTCGTTCCTGCTGGCGGGCGGGCCGGCCGAGCGCTCGGCGCGGCTGCGGCGCGGCGACCGCCTGCTGGCCGTCAACGACGTGGACATCACGCACGCCACGCACGAGCAGGCGGCCAAGGCGCTCAAG agtaCAGGGCAGAATGTAAAATTGACTGTAGTGTACAGGCCACAGGAATATAACAAATTTGAAGCTCGAATCAATGAATTGAAACAACATCACACACTGCTAAGGACATCTCAAAAACGATCACTATATGTAAG AGCACTTTTCGACTATGATCCCATTAGAGATGATGGGTTGCCTTCCAGAGGCCTTCCCTTCCGCTACGGTGATATACTACATGTCACTAATGCCTCTGACGATGAGTGGTGGCAAGCGAG GCGACTAGACAGCACGGACCCGGAGGCGATCGGCATCATCCCGTCCAAGCGGCGCTGGGAGCGCAAGCAGCGCGCGCGGGACCGCCAGGTCAAGTTCCAGGGGCAGGGCACGCCCGTCAGCACG agtCAGTCAACGTTAGAGaggaaaaagaaaacattatcatTTAGCAGGAAATTCCCATTCATGAAGAGCCGAGAGGATGGCAAATCTGAAGATGGCTCGGACCAAGAGC CTTTCATGCTTTGTTACACACAAGAGGACACTAACGCAGACG GGGAAATCTTGTACCGAGTGGAACTTCCCATGATGGAGGAGATAACGCTCATATATCTCGAGGACGAGA gTCAGGACGAAGCCGTTTTGTCATACGAAACAGTTCAACAGTTAACTATTAGTTACACGAGACCAGTTATAATATTGGGTCCGCTCAAAGACAGGATCAATGATGATCTTATATCAGAATTCCCTGACAAGTTTGGAAGCTGCGTACCTC ATACGACCCGGCCGCGGCGAGACTACGAAGTAGACGGCCGCGACTACCACTTCGTGGGCAGCCGCGAACAGATGGAGCGCGACATACAGAACCACCTGTTCATAGAAGCGGGCCAGTACAACGAAAACCTGTACGGCACATCCGTGGCCTCCGTACGGGAAGTGGCCGAGAAA GGCAAACATTGCATTTTGGATGTAAGCGGAAACGCTATTAAGAGGTTACAAGTTGCGCAACTCTATCCCATTGCCATATTTATTAAACCAAAGAGTGTAGAGTCTATTAT GGAAATGACGAAGCGAATGACCGAAGATCAAGCGAAGAAAACGTACGAACGCGCTCTAAAGATGGAGCAAGAATTCGCCGAATATTTTACTG CTGTGGTGACGGGCGACACGCCGGAGGAGATATACGCGAAGGTGAAGGCGGTGATCACAGCGGAGAGCGGGCCCGCCGTGTGGGTGCCGCGCCGCGACCCGCTGTGA
- the LOC113401984 gene encoding disks large 1 tumor suppressor protein isoform X6: MPVRKQEAHRALELLEDYHSKLIKPQDRQLRLAIERVIRIFKSRLFQALLDIQEFYELTLLDDTKSIQQKTVETIRIANKWESDGVRGEALSGDNDYRSVSNAFLQDNNRKSDNRNVDTPDSARVGAIPSIISPRGDVEEKKVHVSSPEMKQLQINGIEGGSERTVGDDGFLYLTVVLSRAGGAGLGFSIAGGSDNPHVADDPLIYVTKLIPGGAAAASQLQINDAILQVNDTSVENVSHAEAVDALKKAGSTVRLKIRRRQTGENTLNVSQISNKEEAVEIELVKGGSGLGFSIAGGLGNQHIPGDNGIYVTKIMAGGAAHRDGRLRVGDKLLMVKNTSKGDVNLDNVTHEDAVSALKASGERVLLVLVPGPRHGQPSPRTSRANTPILAASSTANSLRREDAQDGPDGPDGPDAPDAEEPRVVELEKGPQGLGFNIVGGEDGHGIYVSFLLAGGPAERSARLRRGDRLLAVNDVDITHATHEQAAKALKSTGQNVKLTVVYRPQEYNKFEARINELKQHHTLLRTSQKRSLYVRALFDYDPIRDDGLPSRGLPFRYGDILHVTNASDDEWWQARRLDSTDPEAIGIIPSKRRWERKQRARDRQVKFQGQGTPVSTSQSTLERKKKTLSFSRKFPFMKSREDGKSEDGSDQERQDEAVLSYETVQQLTISYTRPVIILGPLKDRINDDLISEFPDKFGSCVPHTTRPRRDYEVDGRDYHFVGSREQMERDIQNHLFIEAGQYNENLYGTSVASVREVAEKGKHCILDVSGNAIKRLQVAQLYPIAIFIKPKSVESIMEMTKRMTEDQAKKTYERALKMEQEFAEYFTAVVTGDTPEEIYAKVKAVITAESGPAVWVPRRDPL; the protein is encoded by the exons ATATTCAAGAATTTTACGAATTAACCCTTCTCGATGATACGAAATCTATTCAACAGAAGACTGTTGAAACAATTCGTATAGCAAACAAGTGGGAATCTGATGGTGTCCGGGGtgaa gcACTATCAGGGGATAATGATTACAGATCAGTTTCGAATGCTTTTCTACAGGATAACAATAGAAAATCGGACAATCGCAATGTCGACACACCAGATTCAGCAAGG gtcGGAGCGATTCCCTCCATAATATCACCAAGAGGAGACGTAGAAGAAAAAAAG GTTCACGTCTCATCACCTGAAATGAAgcag TTGCAGATAAATGGAATAGAAGGTGGTTCGGAGCGCACTGTCGGCGATGACGGCTTTTTGTACTTAACTGTGGTTTTATCTCGCGCGGGCGGCGCTGGGCTCGGGTTCAGTATCGCCGGCGGCTCGGACAATCCTCACGTCGCTGACGACCCCCTCATCTACGTCACAAAACTTATACCCGGTGGGGCGGCGGCGGCCAGTCAGTTGCAAATAAATGATGCAATACTACAG GTTAACGACACATCCGTCGAGAATGTATCACATGCTGAGGCAGTCGACGCGTTAAAAAAGGCAGGAAGCACAGTAAGACTG AAAATAAGACGTCGGCAAACGGGAGAAAACACATTAAATGTTTCTCAAATATCAAACAAGGAGGAGGCTGTAGAGATAGAGTTGGTTAAAGGCGGCTCCGGGTTAGGCTTCAGCATAGCAGGCGGCCTGGGCAATCAGCACATACCGGGTGACAACGGCATATACGTCACCAAGATCATGGCCGGCGGGGCCGCGCATCGGGACGGACGTTTAAGGGTCGGCGACAAGCTGCTAATGGTGAAAAATACATCA AAAGGTGACGTGAACTTGGACAATGTGACGCACGAGGACGCGGTGAGCGCTCTGAAGGCGTCGGGCGAGCGCGTGCTGCTCGTGCTCGTGCCCGGCCCGCGCCACGGGCAGCCCTCGCCGCGCACCTCCAGGGCCAACACCC CCATCCTCGCAGCTTCGAGCACGGCCAACTCGTTGCGGCGCGAGGACGCGCAGGACGGACCGGACGGACCGGACGGGCCGGACGCGCCAGACGCAGAGGAGCCCCGCGTCGTGGAGCTGGAGAAGGGCCCGCAAGGGCTCGGCTTCAACATCGTGGGCGGGGAGGACGGGCACGGCATCTACGTGTCGTTCCTGCTGGCGGGCGGGCCGGCCGAGCGCTCGGCGCGGCTGCGGCGCGGCGACCGCCTGCTGGCCGTCAACGACGTGGACATCACGCACGCCACGCACGAGCAGGCGGCCAAGGCGCTCAAG agtaCAGGGCAGAATGTAAAATTGACTGTAGTGTACAGGCCACAGGAATATAACAAATTTGAAGCTCGAATCAATGAATTGAAACAACATCACACACTGCTAAGGACATCTCAAAAACGATCACTATATGTAAG AGCACTTTTCGACTATGATCCCATTAGAGATGATGGGTTGCCTTCCAGAGGCCTTCCCTTCCGCTACGGTGATATACTACATGTCACTAATGCCTCTGACGATGAGTGGTGGCAAGCGAG GCGACTAGACAGCACGGACCCGGAGGCGATCGGCATCATCCCGTCCAAGCGGCGCTGGGAGCGCAAGCAGCGCGCGCGGGACCGCCAGGTCAAGTTCCAGGGGCAGGGCACGCCCGTCAGCACG agtCAGTCAACGTTAGAGaggaaaaagaaaacattatcatTTAGCAGGAAATTCCCATTCATGAAGAGCCGAGAGGATGGCAAATCTGAAGATGGCTCGGACCAAGAGC gTCAGGACGAAGCCGTTTTGTCATACGAAACAGTTCAACAGTTAACTATTAGTTACACGAGACCAGTTATAATATTGGGTCCGCTCAAAGACAGGATCAATGATGATCTTATATCAGAATTCCCTGACAAGTTTGGAAGCTGCGTACCTC ATACGACCCGGCCGCGGCGAGACTACGAAGTAGACGGCCGCGACTACCACTTCGTGGGCAGCCGCGAACAGATGGAGCGCGACATACAGAACCACCTGTTCATAGAAGCGGGCCAGTACAACGAAAACCTGTACGGCACATCCGTGGCCTCCGTACGGGAAGTGGCCGAGAAA GGCAAACATTGCATTTTGGATGTAAGCGGAAACGCTATTAAGAGGTTACAAGTTGCGCAACTCTATCCCATTGCCATATTTATTAAACCAAAGAGTGTAGAGTCTATTAT GGAAATGACGAAGCGAATGACCGAAGATCAAGCGAAGAAAACGTACGAACGCGCTCTAAAGATGGAGCAAGAATTCGCCGAATATTTTACTG CTGTGGTGACGGGCGACACGCCGGAGGAGATATACGCGAAGGTGAAGGCGGTGATCACAGCGGAGAGCGGGCCCGCCGTGTGGGTGCCGCGCCGCGACCCGCTGTGA